Within the Phaseolus vulgaris cultivar G19833 chromosome 9, P. vulgaris v2.0, whole genome shotgun sequence genome, the region ttatattattataagaagTTGTTAAGCATGTGTTTTCTACTATTTTGAAATGTAAAACAAACTTTATTCTTCATTTTAACACATAATATTGCCAATCAAAATATGAACCATTTTCACTTTAATCCATCAAATGGTAtgtttttatcaaatttttagtaaatattttaatagtaaataaattaaattaactttttttataaactaaaattaattttatatataaatttcttttttaaattctcataataatttatttaatgttttatttttaatttgtcttTAAGTTAATTCTAATTTATGAAAAAGTAATTTTACTTTTCACTTTTAGAAGTAGCCTAccatttttaagaaaaaacttATCCAAACAAACTCTAAAGTAACCTACTACCACTTGGGGAAAGAATCACTATTCTTCCATATTTATATCATCTACTATGAACTGCATTATTTGTGCACCATAATTCAATCTTGACAAGACAAAAAGATGCTTATCTTTATTCATTAGTGGCCTCTTTTCCGCTAGAGTATTTGAAAGACAACATGCTATAGGTGCTGAGAAAAGTTCACCATCAACCATTTTCTAGTCTATGATGCTATAGTCTATGTTCATTCACCTACAAGATCCTCAAAAACCAAATTGCATGTAGTGGCAAATATAACTTTGTCAGCAGATGAAACTAACAGTGTATAATTGTTTCTAAGATTAAAGAAAGTCAGAAATAAAGATGCACTTTGAGCATGAAATGAAGATAGCAAATTAGATATTGAATCCATTGCATTTCTTTTAGGACATTTTCTTGAACTCATTCAGACAATCGTGATAAGCACGGATTCTGAATTTCTGTCCATGGTTTTGTACTCTAAACATAGAATAAAGCAAATTTTGCAGTATGGACAGGGACAAAACGAACCTTTTGAATTTTGACTTTTGCACTGCAGACAACTTGCTAACTTGACCGGACATGCTTCACTCAAACAACTTAATTCATAAGATGTCTTGGTCTACACGTCCCTAAGCATCGATGTTACCAAATGCCAACGCAGAATTTCGTGACACCACTCAGCTAACTAAAATTGTACGCgtatgtatttgtatttttgtGTCTTgcaagataaaatataaatgacaGGGTTTGCAAGCTTCCAGGTTTTGGAACCAAAAGATTTGAAAACTAAACATATCAAAACTTGATAAGAGAGTTTTAAGAACCAGTACATGCATTTGTAATAGTTATACATGGTCAGAAGTTAAAGTAGAATAAAGTTcttcaaaactaataatattgaaaaaatgGGTTTGGCTGGGATAACTTACCAAATTAAGATAATTACTTATATTGCTTATAAATTACAAACAAACCAGATGATTAGGAAGGCTTAATTCGTTCCTACCAGTGATAATTGGTCTTATATATGCATGTTTTCATTTATTCAATATACAAAAAGTACTCCAGGAAAAGTCATGACTTCTGAGAATCAATGATACCAAATTTTGCTGTGACAAAACTTAATTGCAGTTTATTAAGTGGTTCTTCCATCAGAATTGGAAGTTCACCTTAGTAGTTTGCATTAAAGATTGATATAAGTTAATTAAGGTGAAGTTCCAATTCTGACAAGAGAAAAAACACCTAAGAATCTGCATGGAAATTTTGTCCATCTTCTAGTTGCTCTAAAATCTTGAGAAAGTACTCCTTATCACTCAATCAACTACCTGAGATGAGGCAGCTGAGTTCTCAAAGGATTTCTTTCTGACTAAGAGACAAGTGATTCTTGAAGGGTTGGAATGAATGTTGTCAAGACTACAGATGACAAAGTCCGGCCGGTGAAGTGCAAGAAGATGTAGCCTATCCTTTCCCACCACCAGGGCAGATGCATCAAGTAGAACATGCCAGTTGTTCCTATGAGCCTCAGAAATCCAATGCATTGTTCCATTTGCATCAACTGGGTAAGAGAACAAGCCTTTTGAGCTGATCTTACACCTCCTCCTAAAGTTTTGACTCAGCTGAGATCCGCTGATCCTCAAATCCAGCCAAGTCTTGGGTGCTGAGATCACCTTGGACTCCTTAAAAGAAGCAAATTCCCTGATGTAGTCTTCTTCCTGGTCAAGAATGGTCATGTAGTAGTTTCCCTTAACAAAAGGGTAACTTTCTCCCACCAGCATCATAGCATCCTTGTAGCTCGGAGTGAAGAGAACAAGGTACTCTTCATCAGGCAACCCATAATGCTTCAAAATCTTATTACG harbors:
- the LOC137821415 gene encoding uncharacterized protein → MGTNRQEHEISEGGSEVQYQEMVENEVKEAQKGPTQKIITESCKSNSMVVKKRQTLIPAHIIAEAISTIPDLDIRWSGPITPKEMEYVEQYVLAKYPEYSGVMEGDGNGIDLCSFIIYEEPSEPVMDDRGKSPRESSTYLFGSNLPEMDRAKIQLEPSRLLDILNKKSSFTGSFISIPEIQARNKILKHYGLPDEEYLVLFTPSYKDAMMLVGESYPFVKGNYYMTILDQEEDYIREFASFKESKVISAPKTWLDLRISGSQLSQNFRRRCKISSKGLFSYPVDANGTMHWISEAHRNNWHVLLDASALVVGKDRLHLLALHRPDFVICSLDNIHSNPSRITCLLVRKKSFENSAASSQVVD